Sequence from the Cucumis sativus cultivar 9930 chromosome 1, Cucumber_9930_V3, whole genome shotgun sequence genome:
TGTTTCTGAATTTCAGTGGCATGGACggtttctaaaaattttgacaaagtcctttttgttgtttgcttagggttaaagaaataaacaatttcCCTTTCCTTTCCAGGCATGCTAAGCATAGCTTGATATTCTTCTATGGTTGGCAGTAAATCACATGACCCAAGTGTGAAACAATTATATGCTGGAtcccaaaaattaattatggcTCTTAAAGCAAAATGATTCACCGGTATGTACATCAACTCTGCTATATGTCCATATTTCTTCGAAAAAATGAATCTCCGTTGAGGTGTCAATGCCTCCCaaatcatttttagttttgctAAATCATTTTGTGTAAAAGAGAGCTGACACTTGGATAGTACTGATATTTGAGAAGAATCATTTATGCTATCCCCAAATTTTTGTTGTGTCTCTTCAGCCCATTTAAGAACATCACTTGGCTCATCAAATTTGGATTCATAAGATGAATGCATTGACATATTGGACATTCTGGTACTTAAACAACTGTTTATTTTTTGcacaattataacaaaaagatataGTCAAATCACTTTgcacaataataacaaagtaacaaaacatgagaaagagaaaaaaaagagaaaaaaaagtaaaaaaaagaaaataaataaaataaataaattaaaaaaattaaaaaaattaaaaaaattaaaaaaattaaaaaaaaattaaaaaattaaaaaaattaaaaaaaattaaaaaattaaaaaaattaaaaaaattaaaaaattaaaaaaaattaaaaaaattaaaaaaattaaaaaaattaaaaaattaaaaaaattaaaaaaattaaaaaattaaaaaaattaaaaaaattaaaaaaattaaaaaattaaaaaattaaaaaaattaaaaaaattaaaaaattaaaaaaattaaaaaaaaattaaaaaatgtaaaaaaatgtaggataataataataataataaataaaataataataataaataataattaataacaaaattaaaaaaatgtaaaagatgtaaaaaaaaaaaataataaaataaggtTTTCCTTGTGGTTGAAATCAAAgaccaaatttaaagaaagaaaaaaaaacaaaataaaaaatttgtttttttttaatatactatGATTAAACCccatcttaaaaataaataaataaataaaaaggaaatatgtcaaattttataaaaatgtgaaactttgttttctttttttttaaaataataataataataataagacttTGGATAAAATAAGCTAGATAGAAAAATGACATAGTGTTGgtatcaaaacttttaaaagaaaaaaaaggccctcaaatttattctaatttataaCAGAAGAATTAATCTGAGCGAGGATTTTTCATGTGCTTGCACGGGAGTCGAAACCCCTCGAAAGTCAACACTACTTCATCCTCAATTCTAGTCCTATAAGGTTGTAGCCCGGGTAGAGGGCTTGTGAGTGTGTGTAAATGCATGATGacataaaaataagtaataaaaaaaataataataaaaaaaaaacaataataccAATAACATagtacaaaatattacatctaaatcaaataaaaacaaataattaagtgaaccaacatattataatataataataataaaagataaaatatatggCTCGACTCTCCAAAATCCCCAGTGGAGTCGCCAAGctgtcgcgacgtgatcgctacgcggagcggccgacctccccgtttattttattttaataaaaaattttggagtcgccaccaatcatattaaggtgtgattggtcacccaaaaaaaagaaaaaaaaaaaaatggtgatttaagttcgggagtcagttatgtgtagggaaggtgttagcaccctacaacacccaaaaaatggttacccaattttatcttttaaattaaattataaaggttcacaaaataaaattttatttaggttttgtttaaatgtccatgtttatcaattcatatcgaagaaagtaaaaactaagcatgaattgatgattatgagtggcataggagccattagaaaaattaagtttatttttgttttaaaatattttattcaccttaagaatattaagataccaacacttgatattttaatctctatcataggtgtttaatgaaaaatttcatatatctagaattaataaattcatagaaaatactactcagtctcatttaaaatatgaaatgtgttaatttaaaaaaaaaatctattaattaaatttcaaacggaaaaatttcatgtatttatggattttaaattataaaatccataaaaaacaatactttttctccaatttacattattaaaaaaaaaaataataacaatgacaaaacattatgaaatttgaaaaatacttaggtgtaatatgctgagataaaataaatacattgataatatatgcaaaatgtaaaagatattaatgtaggatgcaagataattaattaatacaacatatgcaacataattaattaattcaaaatgatgcaaaataattgattaatgcaggatgcaaaataattgattaatgcataattaaacgaggccaaatggatatcaaataataattaacagttGAATGCTAAAGTAGGTTTGGcccaatatgcaaataaataatattgcgaataaataatcacaccaaaataaatatcaaataattatagccacatatgcatactgattaattaatacatcatgcaaataattagaatgagggagtgaaaatgtcacatacaagttgctaattaattaataggccaaatgaaaaatggttgttgccaaatattaattatatcacgcataattattaacatggataaTATATGGATAACAGTAATTATTAACAGAGTATGCCATATGGATACatggataaagtaattaacaaaaactgtaaaatggatgccaatgaagaatgagtattaccaaatacaaaaggctaattgattaattatgcataattattaaggatgccatatggatataagtaataagtaattaacaatgggtgtcaatgaagaatgagtatccaaatacaaatatatgatgctaattaattaaaaagaaattaacacagatgCCCAGtagtaaagaaaattaacacataacAGAATGctcaataatataaaaattaacacagaatggtATACATAATAGATACACATAATGGatacacagaatggatacacaacaattaaaaagaaattaacacagaacagaatgttcaatatttaaaaattaacacagaatggatataCATAATGGATACACaacaattgaaaagaaattaacacagaacagaatgttcaatatttaaaaaataaaaaataaaaatttaatatggaAGGTAGAATGCTCAGTATtaagaaagatacaaataataaaattaacatgttaaatgatggtaaaatgatgaacacgatagttcataattaaaagcagtatatcaaacaagaagaaaaaaaaaaaaaaaaatcattaaacaagaataagaataaaaagaggaaaaagaaaaaaaacttaccagcAGGTCTGCCCTTCAATGCAAAGGTTATTCctttttgatcttctttcactcttccttcaatgccaaaggttattcctttttgatcttctttcactcttcccctctttctaaatcctcaataatcaaaaaaaaaagatccccccgctttctttttcctctttcctttttatagggCAAGCTCCATTGCTTTTTTTTAGATCACGAGATGGAGTGCAGATTACAGAGAGAATaggaagaaagtgggagagtgggagaaagtgatagagtgggagaaagtgggagagtgatgacgaagaaaaagggatggttgagaaaaaataggaaggaaatcaaaccttttagttttatttttattattatattttaaatgtatttattattattattattgtttttttaaatataaatttaagattcaaattcaaattcaaattcaaattcaaattcaaattcaaattcaaatttaatttctttttctttttctttttctttttaataataaataaatataggacaaaatacggtatctacaaTCAATatgtaatttatgaaaaataacttaatatGGAGATGTCCACTGCCATGGTCTTGAGAAGATCCAATGCCttggttttacttttcattttacaaTTTGGAACTAGGCCCTATCATCTATTTTACAACTTGATCTTAGAATTAAAGTTCacctaacaaaatttcacatCTTCTTGAGAACTTGTTTGAAAGAGTTATTAAGATTACTGAAAATCTGGAAGACATTGAAATGAGTGAAAAATCGAGATAGGAATGAAAGGGATTGTGAAGCATCAAGACAGTGAAAAACTGATTGagttgaaaattataaaaagaaaatataaaatgagtACTTTGGTATTGTAAATCAAACACATGAGATAGtaatctaaaaaagaaaaaagatttgatGCATACTCAATTCAAATATGAGcttagattaattaaaatccattacaaacacatttcattttatcattcCAAACATGCACTAAGAATGTCAAAGTGAAACtgtaaatcaaattaatcaagTAATGAAGGAGTGTAGAAGAGAGAAGATATTagataaatatgtaattttaccAAAAAACTAATGGTTTATGAAGTAATTTGTGTATATTATAAAGAATTGTGAAAGGTCTTTCCGTTTTTTCAAACCAAGATCTTCCACAAAAACCTCCAAACTATCTAGTAAGAAGAGTTGTCTCGATGCTAGATATATTGACTCTATGGTAAAGTGGGCCAACTTCAAAATTGACCACGACCTTCTTCCTTGGCTAGGCATGAAGATCTCTTAATGCCTAAGCGACAAGTCCTTATAAAGGTTTcacatcataaaaaatattgagtaTGTCGGATGAATGACTCATTTTTTAGGtgttttaatgaaaaatataagttaaaattgaataaaaactGACCTTAATTCTATTGATGTCATCCAAAGTGAAAGTACACATTTGACCTCGAAACGAATGAAAGTACTTGTTTTCGGCTCTCGCTCCCTGTAAGACACAACTACAAtcttttccttcaattttctctattttattCAGATTCTTCCTCCCACTTCTCGCTCTCCGCCCTTGTTTCTTATCAGACACACCTGTTATGTTTTTTcttggagaaaaaaattgaataatgaaGAAGCAACACATAAAAaacacaaaggaaaaaaaaaacaatacagaaacacatgaaaaaaaaaaaacatagcaaaaaaacgaagaaaaaaacaaaagaaaaggaagatacATTTGAAGTTAAAGTGGTAATTTTATATAGTAATGACATAATCAAAAGATAAGTACATTCGAGTTTTAAAAGTTGGAGTTAAATATCATTTGGGCCTCCCTCCAtacaattaaacaaaaaaaattagactaTTTGATTTCgacttattgttattgaagGTTATAAAAGgtctttaaacaaaatatatatttatcgaAAATCCCAAAATGATTCTCATTGGAGTTCTCGACGAATTTCATCTTCCTTAACTCCACTAAACCTTCTctatgaataaaagaatatacctaagtgaaaaaaagtagatatcaaaatatcaatactAAGTTGAGCATCaaagtgtatatatacaaCTTACACtaaaatagtataaaattATCTTTATCACAGTACACCATCCAACAATCATTGAAGAAGATGTTAGTAAACTAAATCAAGGGTAGAACTTAGAAgaatcttaattatttttaaaacttagagGAAAATTAGGAAGAGTtcttaattattgtttaattgagagagaaattaGGATGAATATTAGAGGTAGAACCTACAGTTTGAACTATTTAGAGGTTCAAGTTGACATaaggtttttatttatttataatatatataaatattgtgaaaattgGTGAAGCTTAATGTGTAAGGATGGTGTTGCTTTGGCTTGTAGAAGAAGATTGCGGATATTTGACGGCGAGGATGGTACACGCTTGCTTACCAATTTTCAAATACGTTCACGTCCACGCTCTTGCCCTACCTCCCTCCTCTCTTCCCATTTCCCAATTTCAACTCTCATTCCTTTTAATCTTAACTTCAAATCCAACTTTatctctgtttttgttttattcccTCACGTCTCCTCTTACTATGCTTTTTTAATGCATCATTCATCcgtttttttagatttattaaacAACATATTtctctaagttttttttgtttcaatttttattaatcttttgtATAACCTAAAccaagtttgttttttatagGCATTTGGCTACAAATTGGTCTCTTAATTTactttagaaaaattttaaaaagaaaaaagaaaaaaaagaagtagattaattattataaaattgggagaaaatggatttaatttcaataaataaaaactatgaaatggttatcaaaaAGTGATTGAAGATTGTGATTTTGTTACCTAATATTCAATTCAgttgattattataaaaatgaagaaaagatagatttaagtttaaaataaaaaactaaaaaccaacTAAACAAATCTAGTGAATTATTGGATACAAAACTAAAAGTCTCATTGAATTGttttagataaattaaaattttttgaaGTCTATTAACAACAGCTTTAAAAGTCTAATAACTTatttaagaattgaaaattttaattaattagtaggaTTCAAATATCCATTGGATTCTGTAACATCTATTCTTTGGGACAATGTTCAAATCTCAGTTTATACATCTGATTTcttaaatgattttgatttgatttgatatttgatattctTCCCAACATGGCTGgctaaatatttaaatctgTATGTTTCtctcattaaatttttattaacttttagaATGTCTTATATGGCCTttgaatcttttaaaaaacatgtttCTTAACCTCTTCAAATATAAGTTggatttgacaaattttaaatcGGGATTAAGTTATGTTTAATTTCCTCAAATAATCAATATAGATTCAACAAGCtgaaaattaacaataaataaaaaaaaaagaggaaacaaCCATGTAGAGTAGGAATGTGAATACCAAAACTTTCTTGACTATTTGCTAGCaaatataatcttaaatcattaattaactaaaaaaatttaaacgataagaaatagaaatttaatacaacttctaactcttttaaaacttgtattttttcaaatatctaaattgtaagatttcatttaataaccttaattatttatattactatatatttatatttttgaggATGATTAAATTCTtaaccaaattttgaaaaagagaaaaaaaaattaaaaagtattttgttagtttttaattttcaaaattttgctttattttttaaaatcattaataaaatgtatataacaaacaaattcaaaattggaaagtaaaaataatgtttataactatgcttagtttttaaaacacaaaatagtttttaaacattttgattgtttgattAACTTTTAGAATGTTTAAACATATACGATCTTtggattaaaaagaaaatgtgtatATTAGTTATTGTGGATATTTCATAAGTTCATTCTTTTACATTGAGAATCAAGAGGGGTTTGAAGATAAACATACGGACATAAACCTGTGCATTGATTCTTGTGTTTTGCATACACAAATAATCATTAGATAAGAAATTAGCAAGCaagacacacacacacaaactaATTAACTCAACCCCAAAGTGAGTTTAGATGAGAAacatgtttgaaataaaaacaaaagttaaactACGAATCTAATTACTGTAGATCAAGAAAAGAATGTAATTTGTGGATTTAAGCATACAATgctgaaaaagaagaatacaCTATAACCCCAACACAAAACACATAGTAATGTAGAGAAGTGTAAAAGAGAGATAGTTGAAGATCAATGTGAACGAGTACACACAACAAAATCTCCAAATAGATAAgatgccaaaaaaaaaaaaaaataacaaaaacaaaactgaaTTCGTGTGGATTAAGCTAAcgcatttaattttatttacacattatcttatattaattaattaattaaataaataacaaaggCCTTCAAACTTCCACTTCCATTTCCCCTTCCCTCAAACCCTCTTTCACGAAATCCTAATATTCTCTCACTTCTCTCCTTAATTAATCCCATTTTTACATTTCcactttttcctttaaaagaaaatatttcccctcaaaacaaaaattaaaaagaaaattccagagagagagaagaaggaTACCTTGCTTGAGCTGAGAAGTGGACGTAAAGGAAGAGATTATTAAGTAATAAGAATATACAGCTTCAATTTTtcaggtttttttttttttttgcagtcTTTTTTacgtattattattattttcaattttatacaaACCTTTCTTCTCACTCCATCTTTGACACTGCAGCTgccttctccttcttcaatTCCTATAaactaagaaagaaaaaaaaaagaaaaaagaaaaaaagaacaatctCTTTCTCATCTAAAAGATGGTGAAACTGAAACATCCACTGAAGATGAAGAATCCGATTTTGCCCCATCTCCACTCTTACTACAATATTTCAGCTTTTACTAATGACGTCattaaaacatattattgattatttctttatatataatatatatatatatatattagattaaTTAGATTGTGTCATATGTACATGTGTAGATACGCAAGCATTTAGAAACTTGACGTTGAAGCAACCCTTTTCCTATTTCTAGGaaactcctttttttttaaatttatttatatgtgtgcatatatatatataatctcttaattaattaaaaggaaataaaattcCTTCCCCCGACATCCGAAGGAGGtggttgttttgtttggtgataaaaacagaaatagacaaaacccaaaaccttctgattttccttttcttttcttttctttttttaattcttttaacttttttttttttaaatttcttttactccAACAACAACCAATCATATGGTCCTTTTTGTTGTTATGTTGGAGTGGGAATTAGgttccaataataataaaccaaaACGACGACAGAGATCATGACTTGGTGCAGTGGCTCGGACGACGACGAGTCCTCTCAACAATTAAccaattcttcttctattctTCATCATTCATCCTCAGCCGTCCGATGCCCATCTTGTGgtcatcaaattcaattacaaGATCAGgtatttgtattatatttatcattattgttgttgttgttgttgttgttgttgatgatgatgaatttactcatttctttttttcttttaattaaattgaagggTGGGATTCATGATTTGCCTGGGTTGCCAGCTGGAGTGAAGTTTGATCCAACGGATCAAGAAATTCTAGAGCATTTAGAAGCTAAGGCAATTTCGGATGTTGGAAAGCTTCATCCTCTTATTGATGAGTTTATTCCTACGCTTGAAGGAGAAAATGGGATTTGCTATACTCACCCTCAGAAGCTTCCaggtatattttatatatatgtactcttctttttattattattattgctaacatcacttttatattttttaaacaaattgaacttgaattttatataaattataaacagCTTCTTTGTGTTAAATGGATGAagattttgatctttttcatttattaaggGTTTTCTTTAGGTTTGAAATTgcatgggttttttttttttttcttttttctttttgaaatattcGTTTATTGGaagatttggttttttatggctttattatttgaggttttcgtttttgaattttgtaatgaCAGAGTTTGAAAGGGAGAGTTCCaaaaaaactttcataaattgaaattatttgaaattttagaccaagttttgaaaagtacaaaatttgaatcttgtgttgataacaattttgtttggtttttaaaaggtaaaattataaattattccTCCTCGATCACTTGTTGattattctttgttttgatttgttatttttactgTTTTAAAACTATTGGAGATTTGGCTTTTTAATTCCAAGTTAAGAATATGTACTGCGTTTAGTctctagtttttaaaaacagtgtcttgtttttaaatttttatgtagCATTTACTTGGTTCTCAAAATATATTTCCTTTactcactattttttttttggaagtatttgtttttaaaatgtagagataattttccaaaattattttgacaAACCTTTTAActctgtttttaaaaaaccacagaccaaatgatatattttaaaaactcaataatgaaatatttattcataaaatttgagactagaaataacaatttgaaatttcgAAAATTAAACGCACTTATTGTTCTAGATTTagcaaaaaaatcattttcgttacaaaataaaacataatagtttttaaaaagtattgttttaactaaattgttaacttatttacaatagtaaaatagtaaaaaagtcTTCAATCCagtaaaaacattttatacaattttaaaattaaaaaatatttttagctgttttgtaatttaaaaccTAACTTATCTTCCAGAgaagtttctttaatttggctaataatttaaatttaattaggaaggataaaatttatagcaaagaaatggtaagaaaatgatacaaacacacaaatttcaaaaagtcaACTAATTATTTCATGGGTGCTTGGGTTTCTAAaacttgttttgaaaatatcctttaaaagaaaacccctcctttaaagaaattgaggaAATAAATGcacaacttcaaaaaaaaaaaaaagaagaggaaattgAAAAGTTGATGAAATGTGAAAGAAGAATTAATTCGTGTgtaattgaatttcaattatttaaaaatgttgtttgatgagtttgaattataaaccctaattagttgagagagaaattaGAAGGTGTCCAATCTTTCTCCTATTTAGAAGTAATGTCTCTatttagaaatgaaagaaattgtttttgaaaGAAACTTATAaccatgtttttgttttgagataATTAAGACTTATcagtaatatatattgtttatgtttatataaataaatatatatatagtttttaggAAACTGTTTGGCCATGttcttgttttaattttcatgatttgtttttttcaaaaacaaaagaaagtttcttattttttagttcactgttttcaataattttccttttttcttttccttcttataATAAGTGAAGGTTCATAGAAATtagtaatgataataaaaattgcATTCCTATTCTAATGGTTTTCTAGCTGAATTtacccataaaaaaattaggatatgataggaaaatttaattttctcttccaCTTCATGAGATTTTTGTTTCATCAttctcaatattttcaaaatatttgtttttttatttaaaaaatggcaaaattaCTGTTCTagtttacaataatttttttttaaaaaagaaataaatcattattttaCCCATAATCaacgaaacaaaaaatataattttgattgtgTTAGTCAAATGGTGAAGTTATGATGGATTCACAtcataataaatgaatgagtagaaaaataatcataatctTCAATTTGGCAATAAAGATTGTATCATAAACATAGTTTGACAATATTACAATATTCTAATATAGGGAGGAATAGTTGAGAAATATGGAGGTTGGGAGAAATTAAGCCCTATATCTACATAAAAGAGTATGGATTTCATAAAGTTACACAATATAATTTTACCTTTTGTTTTAGAATCACAAAAAAGATAAGATAAGTCTTAAAGAAAGGTCACGTTAAAATGTCGATTAGTAGATGTTCATTACTCTGCTAAACTATATcattatatcatttatataGGAGTGAGCAAAGATGGACAAATCCGACATTTTTTCCATCGACCATCAAAAGCCTATACAACAGGAACAAGAAAACGGCGTAAGGTCCACACCGACGAGGAAGGCAACGAGACACGTTGGCACAAAACAGGTAAAACTCGACCCGTATTCATTGGCGGAGCCGTCAAAGGATTCAAGAAAATCCTTGTCCTTTACACCAACTATGGCCGTCAAAAGAAACCGGAAAAAACCAACTGGGTAATGCACCAATATCATCTCGGCAAcaacgaagaagaaaaagacgGTGAATTGGTGGTGTCCAAAGTTTTTTATCAAACCCAACCCCGACAATGCAGCTCCACTGCAGCTATCACCAACAATAATAACCACCTCCTCCAATCAGAAATCAAATTCAAGAATTCCGCCAACCACCACCGCGTTGGCGGCGGCGTTGTCGATTATTACAACCCCGCGACGTCGAATAATACTAATTTGATCATTAGTTTTGATCATAACACTGAACCTGAAGTTCCTCAACTACTACCAAATTTAGTTCTGAGCGGGGATGGTTCTTCGTTCATTCGATTCCCGCCTGCGGACACGACCAAAAGAAAGCTCGAAAGGAAACTCTAAGATGTCATCTCTTACGTCCTTACACAAATTTCCGATCGAATTGCAATATTTGGTGGTtggtttcttctctttattctttttgggtatttcttttaaaattgttgtgaTGTAACAATCgaataaattattagataCATGTAGGTAGTTTGATGCATGTAATTTGACGAGGAagtaataagtttttttttttttt
This genomic interval carries:
- the LOC101219113 gene encoding NAC domain-containing protein 73, which translates into the protein MTWCSGSDDDESSQQLTNSSSILHHSSSAVRCPSCGHQIQLQDQGGIHDLPGLPAGVKFDPTDQEILEHLEAKAISDVGKLHPLIDEFIPTLEGENGICYTHPQKLPGVSKDGQIRHFFHRPSKAYTTGTRKRRKVHTDEEGNETRWHKTGKTRPVFIGGAVKGFKKILVLYTNYGRQKKPEKTNWVMHQYHLGNNEEEKDGELVVSKVFYQTQPRQCSSTAAITNNNNHLLQSEIKFKNSANHHRVGGGVVDYYNPATSNNTNLIISFDHNTEPEVPQLLPNLVLSGDGSSFIRFPPADTTKRKLERKL